The proteins below come from a single Aegilops tauschii subsp. strangulata cultivar AL8/78 chromosome 6, Aet v6.0, whole genome shotgun sequence genomic window:
- the LOC109751022 gene encoding AP2-like ethylene-responsive transcription factor At1g16060 isoform X1, translated as MAKQRRSSAGAGNVASDAVRPKPERTRKSEPRGRPSQRTSAYRGVTRHRWTGRFEAHLWDKNTWTEPQRKKKGRQVYLGAYGGEEAAARAYDLAALKYWGRGTVLNFSLSSYDQELKEMEEQSREEYIGSLRRYTNNSNFWQVVLPVIRSDGVAKCDDTKDLSSSYGFAPRLFTQEKHWFLKRGVQVQRRRKAGLILQDLYILHIFQSLARKTLRVCMSVKFRDVFCRHHHNGKWEARIGRVFGNKYLYLGTYATQEEAAMAYDLAVIEHRGLNAVTNFDVSRYIKWHHHRHNHANDTDQLPVRTSQPPTIDLNVTALRDNDRLQQPQVEEGSGAEE; from the exons ATGGCCAAGCAACGACGGAGCAGCGCCGGCGCCGGTAACGTCGCCTCTGACGCCGTCCGGCCGAAGCCGGAGCGGACACGGAAGAGCGAGCCGCGGGGGCGCCCCTCCCAACGCACCTCCGCGTACCGCGGCGTCACACG ACACCGGTGGACGGGGCGGTTCGAGGCGCACCTGTGGGACAAGAACACCTGGACCGAGCCGCAGAGGAAAAAGAAAGGGAGGCAAGTTTATCTCG GAGCGTACGGCGGCGAGGAAGCGGCGGCGCGCGCCTACGACCTGGCGGCACTCAAGTACTGGGGCCGCGGCACCGTCCTCAACTTCTCG CTGTCTAGCTACGACCAAGAGTTGAAAGAAATGGAGGAGCAGTCAAGGGAGGAGTACATCGGCTCGCTCCGGAGGTACACAAATAACTCCAATTTTTGGCAAGTGGTTCTGCCTGTCATCAGATCAGACGGCGTGGCAAAATGTGATGACACAAAAGATCTATCCTCATCTTATGGATTTGCTCCTCGCCTTTTTACGCAGGAAAAGCACTGGTTTCTCAAGAGGGGTGTCCAAGTACAGAGGCGTCGCAAGGCAGGGCTCATCTTGCAAGATTTGTACATACTGCACATCTTTCAGAGTCTTGCAAGAAAAACTCTGCGCGTATGCATGTCGGTTAAATTCAGAGATGTTTTTTGCAGGCATCACCACAACGGCAAATGGGAGGCCAGGATTGGGCGTGTGTTTGGCAACAAGTATCTCTACCTAGGCACCTACG CAACGCAGGAGGAGGCAGCAATGGCATACGACCTCGCTGTGATCGAGCATCGCGGCCTCAACGCCGTTACCAACTTCGACGTCAGTCGCTATATCAAGTGGCACCACCATCGCCACAACCATGCCAACGACACAGACCAACTTCCCGTCCGCACGAGCCAACCCCCCACCATTGATCTCAATGTCACCGCCCTCCGTGATAACGATCGATTGCAACAACCACAG gtggaagaaggtagtggtgccgaagagtga
- the LOC109751022 gene encoding AP2-like ethylene-responsive transcription factor At1g16060 isoform X2 translates to MAKQRRSSAGAGNVASDAVRPKPERTRKSEPRGRPSQRTSAYRGVTRHRWTGRFEAHLWDKNTWTEPQRKKKGRQVYLGAYGGEEAAARAYDLAALKYWGRGTVLNFSLSSYDQELKEMEEQSREEYIGSLRRKSTGFSRGVSKYRGVARHHHNGKWEARIGRVFGNKYLYLGTYATQEEAAMAYDLAVIEHRGLNAVTNFDVSRYIKWHHHRHNHANDTDQLPVRTSQPPTIDLNVTALRDNDRLQQPQVEEGSGAEE, encoded by the exons ATGGCCAAGCAACGACGGAGCAGCGCCGGCGCCGGTAACGTCGCCTCTGACGCCGTCCGGCCGAAGCCGGAGCGGACACGGAAGAGCGAGCCGCGGGGGCGCCCCTCCCAACGCACCTCCGCGTACCGCGGCGTCACACG ACACCGGTGGACGGGGCGGTTCGAGGCGCACCTGTGGGACAAGAACACCTGGACCGAGCCGCAGAGGAAAAAGAAAGGGAGGCAAGTTTATCTCG GAGCGTACGGCGGCGAGGAAGCGGCGGCGCGCGCCTACGACCTGGCGGCACTCAAGTACTGGGGCCGCGGCACCGTCCTCAACTTCTCG CTGTCTAGCTACGACCAAGAGTTGAAAGAAATGGAGGAGCAGTCAAGGGAGGAGTACATCGGCTCGCTCCGGAG GAAAAGCACTGGTTTCTCAAGAGGGGTGTCCAAGTACAGAGGCGTCGCAAG GCATCACCACAACGGCAAATGGGAGGCCAGGATTGGGCGTGTGTTTGGCAACAAGTATCTCTACCTAGGCACCTACG CAACGCAGGAGGAGGCAGCAATGGCATACGACCTCGCTGTGATCGAGCATCGCGGCCTCAACGCCGTTACCAACTTCGACGTCAGTCGCTATATCAAGTGGCACCACCATCGCCACAACCATGCCAACGACACAGACCAACTTCCCGTCCGCACGAGCCAACCCCCCACCATTGATCTCAATGTCACCGCCCTCCGTGATAACGATCGATTGCAACAACCACAG gtggaagaaggtagtggtgccgaagagtga